Below is a genomic region from Treponema sp. OMZ 798.
AAAAAAAATTATAGAAGATGATCTTGTTGAAGGTATCGTAGCTATGCCGACCCAACTTTTTTATAGCGTTACAATCCCCGTAACTCTTTGGTTTATTTCAAAAATTAAAAAACAAAAAGGAAAGACCTTATTTATCGATGCCCGAAAAATGGGTTACATGGTTGACAGAAACCACAGAGACTTTACCGATGAAGATATTCAAAAGCTCGGCAAGGTCTTTGAAGACTTTCAAAACGGAAAAACAGAAGATGTTAAGGGCTTTTGCGCAGTTGCCTCAACTGAAGATATAGCAAAACAAGACTATATCTTAACTCCGGGGCGCTATGTCGGGGTAGAAGAACAAGAAGATGACGGTGAACCCTTTGACGATAAGATGAAGCGTCTTACCTCCGAACTATCCGAACTTTTTGCAAAATCCCATGAACTTGAAACCGAAATCCGCAAAAACCTGGGAGCTATCGGCTATGAGATGTGAAGGTGGAGATGTTGGTGTTATAAAGATGGAAACTATTCCTGCATACAAATATTGTAAATTTGTTACAGATGGTACTCATGATTCACCAAAAAGAACAAATTTTGGAAGAAAACTTATTACATCTAAGCATTTAGGAAGATATGCATTAGATTTTCAATCTGCCAATTATATTTCCGAAGAAGATTATCTTAAAATAATAAAAAGAAGTAATGTTGAGCAGTGGGACATTTTATTCAGTATGATAGGCACAGTAGGAAATATTTATATTGAAACAATGCCTAATGTTGATTATGCATGTAAAAATGTAGGCATATTCCAATGCGGCAATGATCAAAATAAATCTAAGTGGTTGTATTATTATTTACAGACTCCTAAAGCAAAAAAACATATTTATTCTTTTATTAGAGGTACAACACAAGGGTATATTCCTCTGGTATCATTACGAAATATACCTATTGATATTATTGATTTTACAACGCGAGATAAAATAATTCAAATACTGTGGTTATTGGATGAAAAGATAAAGAATAATATGCATATAAATGATAATTTAGAGCAGCAAGCACAGGCCATTTTTAAAGCATGGTTTGTCGATTTTGAACCGTTTGGCGGTATAATGCCTGATGACTGGAAAGTATATAAACTAGGAGACTTTTTACCTGTTATAACCGGTAAAAAAAATGCTAATGTTTCTTCCTTAAAAGGGAAATATCCTTTTTTTAGTTGCTCCCATGATATAAGCTGGACTGATGAATACTCTTTTGACGGATATGCTATCCTAGTAGCAGGTAATGGTGATTTCAATGTTAAGTGGTATGACGGAAAATTTGAAGCATATCAACGTACTTATGTATTAATTCCGAAGGATCCAAGATATACAAGTTGGTTATATTATGCCGTTAAACATAATTTATCCGACATTACAAGGGCTGCTAGGGGATCCGTTATCAGTTTTATTACAAAAAGTAATCTGGAAGAGTTCAGTTTTGTTGCTCCTAAAAATCTTGAAAAATTTAACCTTATTGATAAATTTATATCTATTAACAAAATAATTGATCATAATATAAAACAAATTTATCTACTAACATCCCTCAGAGACACTCTTTTACCAAAACTCATGTCAGGCGAGATAGATGTTTCAAATATAGAGATATAGTACGCAGAAATAAGATTTTCATTAATTAGCTGAAAAAAGTGGGACGAGGCAAAATGGCTGCCCTGTTAATCAATTATAGATTTATACTGACAATCTAATATTTTATTATTATATTGTACTTGCAAATTTTTTATTTTGTATTATAATGTTATATGGAGGTAAGTATGGCAAGTACATTAGTACAAATTCGAGTTGATGAAAAATTGAAAAATGATGTGACTGCTGTATATGAACAGCTGGGCCTAGATTTATCAACAGCTGTACGTATATTTTTTAAGCGAAGCATTGCTGAAAATGGAATTCCTTTTAGTATGAAGTTGGAAAATACCAAGCAGAATGATATAAAAAAACAAATTCCGCCTGAAATTCTGTCTGCAATGCGTACTATGTCGCAAAGTGCTGCTATAAATGGTGTGGCAGAAATGAACCTTGATGAAATCAATAATGAAATAGAAGCTTCCCGTAAAGGACTATAATATGCCTTTGTATGCTGTCATTGATACAAATGTTCTTGTTTCGGCATTTTTAAAAGAAGATTCTATTCCCCGCTTTGTTATTAACTATATGTATTCAGGTAATATTGTTCCAATCTACAATGAAGATATTATTGCAGAATATTTTGATGTATTGCATCGTCCTAAATTTTGTTTTCCGCCAGAAGCGGTTGATATTGCCGTTAATGAAATTCAAAAAATAGGCTTAAAATTTGATGGTATAAAAGTTTTAGATACAATGCCTGATCAGAAAGATACCGTTTTTTATTCAGTCACATTACATGCTAGGCGTACTTTCGAGACTTATTTAATTACAGGCAATATAAAACATTTTCCCAGAGAAGATTTTGTATTAACGCCTCATCAAATTTTGGATATAATTGAATGTCAAACTTAGTGAAGTTTAAAACCATTTTAAGCCTCGGCTTAAGCCGATAAATTATCATTTATGAGCTTATTTATCTCAATTTTACTATCAATTGCTCTAAGTATTTTGGTTAGTTTTTTCTGAATTTTATATTCAAAATCATGTATATCAAATTTGTTTATTGCAGATTTATCACCTCTAGGCATCTTAGTACCCTTAGAAGTTTTCATAACATAGTCAAAAAAACGATCGTTCGCTAAATTATAATAAATAAAATCATAATAATAATTTTCTTTAGCTCGAAATACAAGAACATCATTGGAGCAAACTCCATCATGTGTTGCGAGCCATATTTTTTTAAAATACGGTCTAATATTTGATACCAAAATATCATTGATTTTGTATTTATTAGTACTTTTAATATCAGGAATAGATTTTGATGGTATAATTCCGTTTTTATTCGGTAACATATTTTCTGTAGATATATAATTCAAATTTATGAGATGGTCATTTATAATTTTGTTAAGTGGAATTTTTTCAGTTATAATGTCGCATATATATTCTAGCGTTGTAATCTTATTCATATTTTCCTACCCTATGTATTTTCTATGTGCAATTTTTACATTGCTTTGTTTTACCATTGCGTATTGCAAGGTGGTATCTATACGTTTATGCCCTAAAAGCTGTTGGAGCTGCTCAATGGGCATTCCCTTATCTATTGCCATTGTTGCCAATGTCCTCCTGAATTTATGAGGATGAACCTTAGAGATACCAAGTTTTTTACCGATCC
It encodes:
- a CDS encoding putative toxin-antitoxin system toxin component, PIN family, which translates into the protein MPLYAVIDTNVLVSAFLKEDSIPRFVINYMYSGNIVPIYNEDIIAEYFDVLHRPKFCFPPEAVDIAVNEIQKIGLKFDGIKVLDTMPDQKDTVFYSVTLHARRTFETYLITGNIKHFPREDFVLTPHQILDIIECQT
- a CDS encoding type II toxin-antitoxin system RelB/DinJ family antitoxin, with amino-acid sequence MASTLVQIRVDEKLKNDVTAVYEQLGLDLSTAVRIFFKRSIAENGIPFSMKLENTKQNDIKKQIPPEILSAMRTMSQSAAINGVAEMNLDEINNEIEASRKGL
- a CDS encoding restriction endonuclease subunit S — encoded protein: MNKITTLEYICDIITEKIPLNKIINDHLINLNYISTENMLPNKNGIIPSKSIPDIKSTNKYKINDILVSNIRPYFKKIWLATHDGVCSNDVLVFRAKENYYYDFIYYNLANDRFFDYVMKTSKGTKMPRGDKSAINKFDIHDFEYKIQKKLTKILRAIDSKIEINKLINDNLSA
- a CDS encoding restriction endonuclease subunit S translates to MRCEGGDVGVIKMETIPAYKYCKFVTDGTHDSPKRTNFGRKLITSKHLGRYALDFQSANYISEEDYLKIIKRSNVEQWDILFSMIGTVGNIYIETMPNVDYACKNVGIFQCGNDQNKSKWLYYYLQTPKAKKHIYSFIRGTTQGYIPLVSLRNIPIDIIDFTTRDKIIQILWLLDEKIKNNMHINDNLEQQAQAIFKAWFVDFEPFGGIMPDDWKVYKLGDFLPVITGKKNANVSSLKGKYPFFSCSHDISWTDEYSFDGYAILVAGNGDFNVKWYDGKFEAYQRTYVLIPKDPRYTSWLYYAVKHNLSDITRAARGSVISFITKSNLEEFSFVAPKNLEKFNLIDKFISINKIIDHNIKQIYLLTSLRDTLLPKLMSGEIDVSNIEI